A genome region from Erigeron canadensis isolate Cc75 chromosome 3, C_canadensis_v1, whole genome shotgun sequence includes the following:
- the LOC122593207 gene encoding uncharacterized protein LOC122593207 translates to MLGVAARLSRRALSVRRAPGVFHQHCITGDYVGSFGSRGFSSFASGFEPLKHKPLESIIDVQRAKLQTPEDLATIWDDFHIGRGHIGASMKTKLYHLLEQRAADCRYFVLPVWKGSGYTTMFMQVQMPHILFTGLEDYKARGTQAAPYFTVSHYKEFAETKDLILIRGDIVFTSKLTDSEAKWLLETAQSFYLNDTRYKLVERFNKQTSDFEFKDVLRTLDMPMM, encoded by the exons ATGCTAGGTGTAGCAGCCAGGCTGTCAAGACGTGCATTATCGGTGCGAAGAGCACCTGGTGTGTTTCATCAGCATTGCATTACGGGTGATTATGTTGGTTCGTTTGGTTCTCGCGGGTTTTCAAGTTTTGCCTCTGGGTTTGAGCCGTTGAAGCACAAGCCATTGGAGTCTATTATTGATGTTCAGAGGGCAAAGCTTCAAACTCCAGAGGATCTAGCTACAATTTGGGATGAT TTTCATATAGGAAGAGGTCATATTGGTGCATCAATGAAGACAAAGTTGTATCATCTACTAGAACAACGAGCTGCTGACTG CCGCTATTTCGTGCTTCCGGTGTGGAAAGGTAGTGGTTACACAACGATGTTTATGCAAG TGCAGATGCCACACATACTTTTCACTGGTCTTGAAGATTACAAAGCTAGAGGAACTCAAGCTGCTCCTTACTTCACTGTTTCTCATTACAAAGAATTTGCCGAAACCAAGGACTTAATCCTTATTCGGGGCGACATCGTGTTTACCAGTAAGTTAACAGACTCCGAGGCAAAATGGCTATTGGAAACTGCGCAGTCCTTCTACTTGAACGACACAAGATACAAACTGGTTGAACGCTTTAACAAACAAACAAGCGATTTTGAGTTTAAAGATGTTTTGCGAACATTAGATATGCCAATGATGTAG
- the LOC122592366 gene encoding GDSL esterase/lipase At5g45950-like, producing the protein MKHMTTTLVYLNLVVILTSFLFNDVMMTCCNGQHVIENEHKLRVIAAKYNVTSIIVFGDSSVDPGNNNDLPDTWHKGNFLPYGKDFVRSIPTGRFTNGRLATDFIAAALGYRSEIKAYLDRNLKEEDLVHGVSFASGGSGYDDFTASITNVISLKKQLSYFKEYKSRLAKLVGEDDAHKIVENAVFVLSMGTNDFLQNYYVDPTRPKMFTITQYQRYLINCMETYVKEMHSVGVRRLAVVGMEPFGCMPLIKTLKNSAVKCSEDMNQVAISFNSLLKAKLSALKATLGMRIAFVEIYGLIQNILKHPSKYGFRETEKGCCGSGLTEFGTALKGLSMCTDHSKYVYWDAVHFTENMYFIIADEAVKSIITSL; encoded by the exons atgaaaCATATGACGACGACATTGGTGTATCTTAACCTAGTAGTAATATTGACGTCGTTCTTGTTCAACGATGTCATGATGACATGCTGCAATGGTCAGCATGTCATAGAGAATGAACATAAGCTTAGGGTTATTGCAGCTAAGTACAACGTTACATCCATTATAGTGTTTGGTGATTCGAGTGTCGATCCTGGTAACAACAACGATCTTCCCGACACGTGGCATAAAGGCAATTTCTTGCCTTACGGGAAAGATTTTGTTCGTTCAATACCCACAGGAAGGTTCACAAATGGCAGACTCGCCACTGATTTCATCG ctGCTGCTTTAGGTTATAGATCAGAAATAAAAGCGTATTTGGATCGAAATCTGAAGGAAGAAGACCTGGTGCATGGTGTTAGTTTTGCATCAGGCGGTTCTGGTTATGATGATTTCACAGCCAGTATTACT AATGTTATATCTCTTAAAAAGCAATTGAGCTACTTTAAGGAGTATAAAAGTCGTCTAGCAAAGCTTGTTGGAGAAGATGATGCTCATAAGATTGTAGAGAATGCGGTTTTCGTGTTAAGCATGGGTACAAATGACTTTTTACAGAACTATTACGTTGATCCTACTCGACCCAAGATGTTTACCATCACCCAATACCAACGTTACCTAATCAACTGCATGGAAACTTATGTCAAG GAAATGCATTCGGTTGGAGTAAGAAGATTGGCAGTTGTTGGAATGGAACCATTTGGTTGCATGCCTCTGATAAAAACATTAAAGAACAGTGCGGTTAAATGCAGTGAAGATATGAACCAAGTGGCCATCTCTTTCAACTCTTTATTGAAAGCAAAGTTGTCGGCCCTCAAGGCAACATTGGGCATGAGAATTGCCTTTGTTGAAATATATGGTCTCATTCAAAACATTTTAAAACACCCATCAAAATATG GTTTTAGAGAAACCGAAAAGGGTTGTTGTGGATCTGGATTAACAGAGTTTGGAACAGCCTTAAAGGGGTTGAGTATGTGCACGGACCATTCAAAATACGTATATTGGGATGCGGTCCATTTCACAGAAAACATGTATTTTATCATCGCAGACGAGGCTGTAAAATCTATAATCACAAgtctttaa